The Streptomyces cynarae genome contains a region encoding:
- a CDS encoding substrate-binding domain-containing protein, whose protein sequence is MNTSTSQASSRRSRRTRAAAIGITVCLGATLAACGSSNGSASSSASGGSGKVGVSLILKTLSNPYFVSMEKDAKTQAGKDNVSLTVAAGNSDGDTQTQITAIDNAISRGDKGILITTNGDAVNAALNRAKQAGLFVIALDTAPNPPSTADITYATDNEQAGKLIGQYAAAALNGKPAVIAMLDLFNNQVVSVDINRDHGFLEGMGIDPGSKTENGKEAKSGKYTGGKGGTYTIACHQPTQGAIDGGRTAMENCLSANPNINVVYAINEPAGEGAYNALKAAGKEKNVAVYAIDGSCSGLKNVTSGEFAADAVQYPGKMAALGVSSIAKLARGGSKPSVTNGKSFYDTGTALVAAKSLDGLTVQSPSQAASACWGS, encoded by the coding sequence CGTGTGCCTCGGCGCCACGCTCGCGGCCTGCGGCTCCTCCAACGGAAGCGCCTCTTCGTCCGCGTCGGGCGGCAGCGGGAAGGTGGGCGTCTCACTGATCCTGAAGACCCTCAGCAACCCGTACTTCGTGAGCATGGAGAAGGACGCCAAGACCCAGGCCGGCAAGGACAACGTGAGCCTCACGGTGGCGGCGGGCAACTCCGACGGCGACACCCAGACCCAGATAACCGCCATCGACAACGCCATCTCGCGCGGCGACAAGGGCATCCTGATCACCACCAACGGTGACGCGGTGAACGCCGCGCTGAACCGCGCCAAGCAGGCCGGCCTGTTCGTGATCGCCCTGGACACCGCGCCCAACCCGCCCAGCACCGCGGACATCACCTACGCCACCGACAACGAGCAGGCGGGCAAGCTCATCGGTCAGTACGCCGCCGCCGCCCTGAACGGCAAGCCCGCGGTCATCGCCATGCTCGACCTGTTCAACAACCAGGTCGTCTCCGTCGACATCAACCGCGACCACGGCTTCCTGGAGGGCATGGGAATCGACCCGGGCAGCAAGACCGAGAACGGCAAGGAAGCCAAGAGCGGCAAGTACACCGGCGGCAAGGGCGGCACGTACACGATCGCCTGCCACCAGCCCACCCAGGGCGCCATCGACGGCGGACGCACCGCGATGGAGAACTGCCTGTCGGCCAACCCGAACATCAACGTCGTCTACGCGATCAACGAGCCCGCCGGCGAGGGCGCGTACAACGCGCTGAAGGCCGCCGGCAAGGAGAAGAACGTCGCGGTCTACGCGATCGACGGCAGCTGCTCCGGCCTGAAGAACGTCACCAGCGGCGAGTTCGCCGCCGACGCCGTGCAGTACCCGGGCAAGATGGCCGCGCTCGGCGTCAGCTCGATCGCCAAGCTGGCCCGCGGCGGCAGCAAGCCCAGCGTGACCAACGGCAAGTCGTTCTACGACACCGGCACCGCGCTCGTCGCCGCCAAGTCCCTCGACGGCCTCACCGTCCAGTCCCCGTCGCAGGCCGCTTCCGCCTGCTGGGGCAGCTGA
- a CDS encoding ABC transporter permease, producing the protein MTTHVDSEATPAPLEEFLNRPATLTQRIHSVLHRQPALSPAIVLVLAAVVFSLVNERFYALQNLSLIAQQVAVIGSLAVGQTVIILTAGIDLSIGAVMVLASLLMSKLVADNHLPGAVALLAGAAVAIAAQAVNGLLVTKIKLPPFIVTLGTLSVFTAITLIYAKGQTVALQPGNILMWTANTVSVGQLNLTNGVLLMIALYAVVGYALRYTAWGRHLYAVGDDIEAARLAGISVNRVLLSAYMVGGFAIAVGAWILVGRVGGGDPNSGLNANLQSITAVVIGGTSLFGGRGVVVGSLIGALIVQVFVNGLALAGIDPNYQVLAVGILVIAAVSVDQWIRKVKS; encoded by the coding sequence GTGACCACTCACGTGGACAGTGAAGCCACACCGGCGCCGTTGGAGGAGTTCCTCAACCGGCCCGCCACCCTGACCCAGCGCATCCACTCGGTACTGCACCGCCAGCCCGCACTGAGCCCGGCGATCGTCCTGGTGCTCGCCGCCGTGGTGTTCTCCCTGGTCAACGAACGCTTCTACGCGTTGCAGAACCTGTCGCTGATCGCCCAGCAGGTCGCTGTCATCGGCTCCCTCGCCGTCGGCCAGACGGTCATCATCCTCACCGCGGGCATCGACCTGTCCATCGGCGCGGTCATGGTGCTCGCCTCGCTGCTGATGTCCAAGCTGGTCGCCGACAACCACCTGCCGGGCGCGGTCGCGCTGCTGGCGGGGGCGGCCGTCGCCATCGCGGCTCAGGCCGTCAACGGGTTGCTGGTCACCAAGATCAAGCTGCCGCCCTTCATCGTCACCCTCGGCACCCTCAGTGTCTTCACCGCCATCACCCTCATCTACGCCAAGGGCCAGACCGTCGCCCTGCAGCCGGGCAACATCCTCATGTGGACCGCCAACACGGTCTCCGTCGGCCAGCTGAACCTGACCAACGGCGTCCTGCTCATGATCGCCCTGTACGCGGTGGTGGGCTACGCACTGCGCTACACCGCCTGGGGCAGGCACCTGTACGCGGTGGGCGACGACATCGAGGCCGCCCGCCTGGCCGGCATCTCCGTCAACCGGGTGCTGCTGAGCGCCTACATGGTCGGCGGTTTCGCCATCGCCGTGGGCGCCTGGATCCTGGTCGGCCGGGTCGGCGGCGGCGACCCCAACAGCGGCCTCAACGCCAACCTGCAGTCCATCACCGCCGTCGTCATCGGCGGCACCAGCCTGTTCGGCGGACGCGGTGTGGTGGTCGGCTCGCTGATCGGCGCGCTCATCGTCCAGGTCTTCGTCAACGGCCTCGCCCTGGCCGGTATCGACCCCAACTACCAAGTACTCGCGGTCGGCATCCTGGTGATCGCGGCTGTCTCCGTCGACCAGTGGATCCGGAAGGTGAAGTCGTGA
- a CDS encoding ATP-binding cassette domain-containing protein, which yields MTQSAPVLEARGLVKLFGKVVGLNNVDLTLYTGEVLAVIGDNGAGKSTLIKTLSGALVPDQGSILVDGKEVHFKRPQDAREAGIETVYQTLAVAPALDIASNLFLAREIRRKGPLGSVFRMLDTGEMKRQASEHIKRLGISTLQNINQAVETLSGGQRQSVAVARAGAFGGRVVILDEPTAALGVRETGQVLRLVRDLRDQGLGVILISHNMPNVFEVADRIHIQRLGACAGVITPQSHSMEDAVAIMTGAKKLAPEAG from the coding sequence GTGACCCAGAGCGCACCCGTCCTCGAGGCCAGGGGCCTGGTCAAGCTCTTCGGCAAGGTCGTCGGCCTGAACAACGTCGACCTCACCCTCTACACCGGCGAGGTCCTCGCCGTCATCGGCGACAACGGCGCCGGCAAGTCCACGCTGATCAAGACGCTCTCCGGGGCGCTGGTCCCGGACCAGGGCAGCATTCTCGTGGACGGCAAGGAGGTCCACTTCAAGCGGCCGCAGGACGCCAGGGAGGCCGGCATCGAGACGGTCTACCAGACCCTGGCCGTCGCCCCGGCGCTGGACATCGCCAGCAACCTGTTCCTCGCCCGGGAGATACGCCGCAAGGGCCCGCTCGGCTCGGTGTTCCGGATGCTCGACACCGGCGAGATGAAGCGTCAGGCGTCCGAGCACATCAAGCGGCTGGGCATCAGCACACTGCAGAACATCAACCAGGCCGTGGAGACGCTCTCCGGCGGCCAGCGCCAGTCGGTGGCCGTGGCCCGGGCGGGCGCCTTCGGCGGCCGCGTCGTCATCCTCGACGAACCGACCGCCGCCCTCGGCGTCCGCGAGACCGGTCAGGTGCTGCGCCTGGTGCGCGACCTGCGGGACCAGGGCCTGGGCGTCATCCTGATCAGTCACAACATGCCCAACGTCTTCGAGGTCGCCGACCGCATCCACATTCAGCGTCTCGGCGCCTGCGCCGGGGTCATCACCCCGCAGTCGCACTCCATGGAGGACGCGGTCGCCATCATGACGGGGGCGAAGAAGCTCGCCCCGGAAGCCGGTTGA
- a CDS encoding aldose 1-epimerase: MAAEYRIAEGSLGGEPTVTVSAPDGSVFAVLALRGATLLSWQVRSGAAGQPKELTDGYRDEAELLSQDGVRAGLLAPFPNRVADGRYRWSGRDHDLLPGRLGDRTIYHGFARETPFELAGATATSDSAHLLLRTGRIGPDRYPGYPFALDLEVEYTVTGHELGIGIRATNVGDTTAPYAAGWHPYFTLSRPIDDLVLHIPAHTLIRTDASLIPLRGGDALLPLDRCPDMDFRTPRRLGDAVIDACYADLCPGPGGRGQTVLSDPATGEELRVWQYGGYMHVFTGDTLARDRRASIALEPVETMTNAFNRPEHTTLLSLEPGRQREFRFGVTYVSPEH; the protein is encoded by the coding sequence ATGGCCGCCGAGTACCGGATCGCCGAAGGCAGCCTCGGCGGCGAACCCACCGTGACCGTCTCCGCACCGGACGGCTCCGTGTTCGCCGTCCTCGCCCTGCGCGGGGCGACGCTTCTGAGCTGGCAGGTCAGGAGCGGAGCGGCCGGGCAGCCGAAGGAGCTGACGGACGGCTACCGCGACGAGGCCGAACTGCTGTCGCAGGACGGCGTACGGGCGGGCCTGCTCGCCCCGTTCCCCAACCGCGTGGCCGACGGCCGCTACCGCTGGAGCGGCCGCGACCACGACCTGCTGCCCGGCCGGCTCGGGGACCGCACGATCTACCACGGTTTCGCCCGGGAGACGCCGTTCGAACTCGCCGGTGCCACCGCGACGTCCGACTCCGCGCACCTGCTGCTGCGCACCGGGCGCATCGGACCGGACCGGTACCCCGGCTACCCGTTCGCCCTGGACCTCGAGGTGGAGTACACAGTCACCGGCCACGAGCTCGGCATCGGCATCCGGGCCACGAACGTGGGCGACACCACCGCCCCGTACGCGGCGGGCTGGCACCCCTACTTCACCCTCTCCCGGCCCATCGACGACCTGGTCCTGCACATCCCCGCGCACACCTTGATCCGCACGGACGCCTCCCTCATCCCCCTGCGCGGCGGGGACGCCCTGCTGCCCCTGGACCGCTGCCCCGACATGGACTTCCGTACGCCGAGACGGCTGGGCGACGCCGTCATCGACGCCTGCTACGCGGACCTGTGCCCCGGTCCCGGCGGCCGGGGCCAGACAGTACTGAGCGATCCGGCGACCGGTGAGGAACTGAGAGTGTGGCAGTACGGCGGGTACATGCACGTGTTCACCGGAGACACCCTGGCACGTGACCGGCGTGCCTCCATCGCGCTGGAACCGGTCGAGACGATGACCAACGCCTTCAACCGCCCGGAACACACCACCCTGCTGTCCCTGGAACCCGGCCGGCAACGGGAATTCCGCTTCGGCGTCACCTACGTGTCCCCCGAGCACTGA
- a CDS encoding SigE family RNA polymerase sigma factor, with protein sequence MREAPADYLEFAAARSGPLFRTACLLTGDWHLAEDLVQETLAKMYRSWRRISRVDSPVAYADTVLVRTFLSQRRRRSSTERPSDRLPDAAGPAQDAELRMALLDGLARMTAKDRAVLVLRYWEDRSVEETAQVLQLSSGAVRAQSMRALQRLRALLGDQLADLAA encoded by the coding sequence GTGAGGGAAGCACCCGCGGACTACCTGGAGTTCGCAGCCGCTCGCAGCGGGCCTCTGTTCCGGACCGCCTGCCTGCTCACGGGCGACTGGCACCTCGCCGAGGACCTGGTTCAGGAGACCCTCGCCAAGATGTACCGCTCCTGGCGGCGGATCAGCCGGGTGGACTCCCCGGTGGCCTACGCCGACACCGTGCTCGTGCGGACCTTCCTCTCCCAGCGCCGCCGCCGCAGCTCCACCGAGCGCCCCAGCGACCGGCTGCCCGACGCGGCCGGCCCGGCACAGGACGCGGAGCTGCGCATGGCCCTCCTGGACGGCTTGGCCCGGATGACCGCCAAGGACCGTGCCGTGCTGGTGCTCCGCTACTGGGAGGACCGCTCGGTGGAGGAGACCGCACAGGTGCTCCAACTGTCGTCGGGAGCCGTGCGTGCCCAGAGCATGCGCGCCCTGCAGCGGCTGCGCGCCCTGCTCGGCGACCAGTTGGCCGACCTGGCCGCATGA